The Aeromonas encheleia genomic sequence GGATCCAGCCCCTCCTCGTCCAGCACGCCCCCTTGCGAGTTGAACACCCCGTACAGGGTCAGGGTCAGGTTGAGCTCGTGCTCGAGCCGTGCCTTCTCGCGGCCATAGAGGCTCAGCCAGTGGCCACCGATGTTGCCCTTGCCAAACAGCACCAGGCCGACCCGGGTCGGGCGGCTGAACAGGGCGCCGTGCAGGGCGATGAGCAGCGGCTCCAGCACCACCTGGCGCAGCACCGCCACCAGGCTCAGGCCGTCTCTGGCCACCTGCACGAACTCCAGCGGCTGATCCGCCAGCAGCTGATAGAAGCGGTGACACTGCTCGGCGTTGTCGGTCACCCCGGCGCCGACCAGGGCCACCAGGCTGTAGCCCTCTTTCTGGATGAGACCGGTAAAGTTGCCCTGCAACTGGAAGTCGCGCAGGATCTCGAACGCCCCTTCTGCTACTTCGAGCGTGTAGGCGAGGCGCAGCACCCGCCGATCCGGCTGGCGCTGCAGGGTGAGCGGGTTGAGGCGATGGCGGGCCAGATGCGCCTCGATGGTGGCCACCGTCTGCTCATAGCTGGTCTGGGGCAGCACCTTGAGTTCGATCAGCGCTATCTGATCCACCGAGGAGACGATGCGCGCCCCGCCGGAGCGCGGCGCCCGGCGCAGTATGTGGGTACAACCCTCGTCCGGGTTGTAGCTGCAGCGCAGGGTGAGGCGCTGGCGGCTGTCGGCCACCGGCTGCAGGGTGCGCGAGTGCAGCACCGGGGAACCGAGGCGAGCCAGCTCGTTGGCCTCGGCCAGGCTCAGGCGCTCCAGCAGGCGCGCCTCCTTCACCCGGCGCGGATCCGCGCTGTAGACCCCGGCCACGTCGCTCCAGATGGTGGTGGATTCGCCGTCCGCCAGCGCCGCCAGCAGGCTGGCGCTGTAGTCGGAGCCGTTGCGGCCGAGCAGCAGGGATCTTCCTTCCATGTCCGCGGCGATAAAGCCGGTCACCACGATGCGGCCAGTATGCTCGGCGAGGCGCGCCTTGAGCAGCTCGCTGGAGATGGCGGTATCCACCTTGACCAGGGCGCCGTCCTCGGCACGCAGGAAGCTGCGGGCATCGAGCCAGATGGCGGGCTCACCGCGGCTGCTGAGCAGGGCGGCCAGCAGGCGCGCCGACCACACCTCGCCGAAGGCGAGCAGGCCGTTGCGGGCGAAGCGATCGAACTGTCCCTCCAGGGTCTTGCCGATGAACTGCATGTCATCGGCCAGCTGCCGGCTCAGGTCGAGCTGCCACTCCCCCTCCAGCAGGCCGTCGATCAGGCTCTGCTGATAGGCTTGCAACGCCGAGATCGCCTCACCGGCGGCTTCGTCCCCCTCCTCGGCCAGCTCCACCAGCTGGATCAGACGGTTGGTGGTCTTGCCGGCGGCGGAGACCACGACCAGCTCCTGACCGCCGACCTGCTGCTCGACGATGGTGGCGACCCGGCGATAGCAGACCGGATCCGCCAGGCTGCTGCCCCCAAACTTGTGCACATGACGCCGCTTCAACCCTGTCTGTACCGCCACCGCGCTCTCTCCTTGCTGCTGTTCCATTACTTCACCGCCTGTTCCGTTTTATTCTGTCTTTGCTGTCTGCGGCCGGGTCATTGCCCGGCCAGCTGCGCCTTGGCAAACGCCTGGGCCAGATCGGCCACCAGATCGTCGCCGTGTTCTATGCCTACCGAGAGGCGCAGCAGTTGGGCGCTGATGCCCGCCGCCTGTTGGGCCGCCGGGGTCATGGCCCTGTGGGTCATGCTGGCCGGATGGGCCACCAGGCTCTCCACCCCACCGAGGGACTCGGCCACCGAGAACAGGCTGAGTGCCCCGAGGAAGACGCGCAGCCCCGCCTCGTCGCAGTCGAGCTCAAAACTTAGCATGGCGCCGAAGCCGGACTGTTGACGGCGCGCAATCTCGTGACCCGGATGACTCGGCAGGCTGGGGTGGTAGATCTGTTTGACCAGCGGCTGCTGCTGCAGGAAGGCGAGGATGCGATCCGTGTTCTCCTGATGGGTGCGCAGCCTGGGGGCCAGGGTGCGCAACCCGCGCAGGGTGAGGTAGGAATCGAAGGCCCCGCTGGTCAGGCCGAGGCAGTTGGCCCACCACACCAGGGAGTCGGCGAGCGCGGGCTCCTTGGCGATGGCGACGCCACCCACCACGTCGGAGTGACCGTTGATGTACTTGGTGGTGGAGTGCACCACCACGTCCGCCCCCAGCGCCAGCGGTTGCTGCAGCAGGGGGGAGAGGAAGGTGTTGTCCACCACCACCTGGGCGCCCACCTCGTGGGCGGCGGCGGCGATGGCGGCCACATCCACCACCCGCAGCAACGGGTTGGAGGGGGTCTCGACCCACACC encodes the following:
- a CDS encoding bifunctional aspartate kinase/homoserine dehydrogenase II yields the protein MEQQQGESAVAVQTGLKRRHVHKFGGSSLADPVCYRRVATIVEQQVGGQELVVVSAAGKTTNRLIQLVELAEEGDEAAGEAISALQAYQQSLIDGLLEGEWQLDLSRQLADDMQFIGKTLEGQFDRFARNGLLAFGEVWSARLLAALLSSRGEPAIWLDARSFLRAEDGALVKVDTAISSELLKARLAEHTGRIVVTGFIAADMEGRSLLLGRNGSDYSASLLAALADGESTTIWSDVAGVYSADPRRVKEARLLERLSLAEANELARLGSPVLHSRTLQPVADSRQRLTLRCSYNPDEGCTHILRRAPRSGGARIVSSVDQIALIELKVLPQTSYEQTVATIEAHLARHRLNPLTLQRQPDRRVLRLAYTLEVAEGAFEILRDFQLQGNFTGLIQKEGYSLVALVGAGVTDNAEQCHRFYQLLADQPLEFVQVARDGLSLVAVLRQVVLEPLLIALHGALFSRPTRVGLVLFGKGNIGGHWLSLYGREKARLEHELNLTLTLYGVFNSQGGVLDEEGLDPLKVRDNFNPRPLIWPELLGQLEQHGFDSLIALDLTASETVSRYYPDFAQLGCHIIAANKFAGAAESEFYQRIKQTCRDHQVQWRYNATVGAGLPIQSSIQMLRQSGDRIQGVSGIFSGTLSWLFQQYDGSRPFSELVDEAWQHGLTEPDPREDLSGQDVRRKLLILAREAGFELDSADIELENLVPVALRKASTDQFMDRLKELDEPIQSAFEGARRVGKVLRYVARFEHDGKARVGLETLEPHHPFANLLPCDNVFAIESDSYRTNPLVIQGPGAGREVTAAAIQYDLWQICASL
- the metB gene encoding cystathionine gamma-synthase, whose protein sequence is MTHKATLAVRTGIETDTQHGAVVPPIYLSSNYTFADFGEPRQYDYARSGNPTRSNLADALAALEGGAGAVVTGTGMGAVHLVTTALLKAGDLLLAPHDCYGGTWRLFEYLAAKGHYRVQFVDQGDAAALAAALAQQPALVWVETPSNPLLRVVDVAAIAAAAHEVGAQVVVDNTFLSPLLQQPLALGADVVVHSTTKYINGHSDVVGGVAIAKEPALADSLVWWANCLGLTSGAFDSYLTLRGLRTLAPRLRTHQENTDRILAFLQQQPLVKQIYHPSLPSHPGHEIARRQQSGFGAMLSFELDCDEAGLRVFLGALSLFSVAESLGGVESLVAHPASMTHRAMTPAAQQAAGISAQLLRLSVGIEHGDDLVADLAQAFAKAQLAGQ